Proteins encoded together in one Lathyrus oleraceus cultivar Zhongwan6 chromosome 5, CAAS_Psat_ZW6_1.0, whole genome shotgun sequence window:
- the LOC127086632 gene encoding rho GTPase-activating protein 5, producing MTQVLHSPPHFASSQRTTTTSTSSSPLSSFSCHAIFQPPSHPHFPLFELLVTLFRKSLFPFKNTVTKDLSIMDISPPTNVRHVAHVTFDRFNGFLGLPDEFEPDFPRRPPSASATVFGVSTESMQLSYDSRGNSVPTILLLMQRHLYVQGGLQVEGIFRINADNSQEEHVRDQLNLGLVPEDVDVHCLAGLIKAWFRELPTGVLDPLSQEQVMQCQTEEECIELVKHLPHTESVLLDWAINLMVDVVQHENLNKMNARNIAMVFAPNMTQMADPFTALMFAVQVMNFLKTLILRTLRERNDSVVESNPRLNLEPSDENEHRGLFESCQKEDTAAVDNEAAKENFVSEKSVLECSPESSSLEKNSSTGGESGRMISTSENPVCNEDLYCEFPPKRNMGKNNKSGQSGSSNARKGSKKTRGQQPVNNGKVSVEKKGTKTLSNTDTRSDRVEAWR from the exons ATGACCCAAGTTCTCCACTCTCCACCTCATTTTGCTTCATCACaaagaacaacaacaacttcaacctcttcttctcctctttcttcattctcttGCCATGCCATTTTTCAACCTCCCTCACACCCACATTTTCCACTTTTTGAACTTCTAGTTACTCTTTTCAGAAAATCATTATTTCCTTTCAAGAATACTGTCACCAAGGACCTCTCCATTATGGATATAAGCCCTCCGACCAACGTGCGCCATGTTGCGCATGTTACTTTCGATAGGTTCAACGGTTTCTTGGGCTTGCCTGATGAGTTTGAACCTGATTTCCCCAGAAGACCTCCTAGTGCTAG TGCAACTGTTTTTGGAGTTTCGACGGAATCAATGCAGTTATCTTATGATTCAAGAGGGAATAGTGTGCCAACAATTCTTCTGTTAATGCAAAGGCATCTGTATGTCCAAGGAGGATTGCAG GTGGAAGGGATTTTCAGAATTAATGCAGACAATAGTCAAGAGGAACATGTTAGGGATCAATTGAACTTGGGATTGGTTCCGGAAGACGTTGATGTACATTGTTTGGCAGGACTAATTAAG GCTTGGTTTCGGGAACTTCCAACCGGAGTTCTAGATCCGTTATCACAAGAGCAGGTAATGCAATGCCAAACTGAGGAAGAGTGTATTGAACTAGTCAAGCATCTACCTCATACTGAATCTGTGCTCTTGGATTGGGCCATCAATCTAATGGTCGATGTCGTCCAACATGAAAATCTCAATAAGATGAACGCGCGCAACATTGCCATGGTTTTCGCACCAAACATGACTCAG ATGGCAGATCCATTCACTGCATTGATGTTTGCAGTTCAAGTGATGAACTTTTTAAAGACACTTATATTGAGGACACTACGCGAAAGAAATGATTCGGTGGTGGAATCGAATCCTCGATTAAATTTAGAACCATCTGATGAGAACGAACACCGTGGACTTTTCGAGTCGTGTCAGAAAGAAGATACTGCAGCAGTAGACAATGAAGCGGCTAAGGAAAATTTTGTCTCAGAAAAATCTGTCTTAGAATGCTCACCTGAATCATCATCGCTCGAAAAAAACTCCTCGACTGGAGGAGAATCTGGTAGAATGATAAGCACTTCTGAGAATCCGGTTTGCAATGAGGATTTGTATTGCGAGTTTCCGCCGAAAAGAAACATGGGAAAGAACAACAAGTCTGGTCAATCAGGTAGTTCAAATGCTAGAAAAGGGTCTAAAAAGACAAGAGGACAGCAACCTGTGAACAACGGAAAAGTATCGGTCGAGAAAAAGGGAACGAAGACTTTGAGCAATACAGATACAAGATCTGACCGAGTCGAAGCTTGGCGGTGA
- the LOC127086633 gene encoding protein FAF-like, chloroplastic: MTTCESLQHIFDNLLPENPTLLESLSWNKIKPVKSLESSSSTCTEIFGELHFKESSPPLPTTEIKNTELNQDKDSESSDINQTPSSASFSVTQITSPASSKDKSSGSFSWLSSESMHLCTEGLGFESSDDVEDSKSGINEYWQIDQNEKHIEHGLSSRGHSYGECRRSRVSEYPPPISSIGRTGKPGVYFRSYRDNGRFVLEEVRIPTQEFLRAYREDGRLKLQFVHPPEDEFMEEEGEEEDDTGSIDDEREDIGKEVDDCVTHHSNEEKEVA; encoded by the coding sequence ATGACAACCTGTGAGAGCCTGCAACACATCTTTGATAACCTATTGCCGGAAAATCCAACACTGCTTGAATCCCTTTCATGGAACAAAATTAAACCAGTAAAATCCTTAGAGTCCTCTTCCTCCACCTGTACTGAGATATTTGGTGAGCTTCATTTCAAGGAGTCATCTCCACCCTTACCAACAACCGAGATAAAAAACACAGAGCTCAACCAGGACAAAGACTCTGAATCTTCTGATATTAATCAAACTCCATCTTCAGCTTCTTTTTCAGTTACTCAAATAACAAGCCCTGCAAGCAGCAAGGACAAAAGCAGTGGCAGCTTTTCATGGTTGAGTTCTGAAAGCATGCATCTTTGCACGGAGGGTCTTGGTTTCGAGAGCTCGGATGATGTTGAGGACTCAAAGAGTGGAATAAATGAATATTGGCAAATTGATCAAAACGAGAAACATATCGAACATGGTTTATCTTCAAGAGGTCATTCTTATGGAGAATGTAGGAGGTCAAGGGTTAGTGAATACCCTCCTCCCATTTCAAGCATAGGGAGAACAGGGAAGCCTGGGGTTTATTTCAGGTCTTATAGGGATAATGGAAGATTTGTCCTCGAAGAGGTAAGGATACCGACACAAGAGTTCCTTCGTGCTTATAGAGAGGATGGAAGGCTCAAGCTGCAGTTTGTTCACCCTCCAGAGGACGAGTTTATGGAAGAGGAAGGAGAAGAAGAGGATGATACAGGAAGCATAGATGATGAAAGAGAAGATATTGGAAAAGAAGTTGATGATTGTGTAACACATCATTCAAATGAAGAAAAAGAGGTTGCTTGA
- the LOC127086634 gene encoding N-carbamoylputrescine amidase isoform X1 — MEDKGRKVVVSALQFACTDHVSTNVATAERFLFLSHYSTFTHILHYINHPFCYSLYFNQYEYKMFYMLMDLWCRLVRDAHKLGANIILIQELFEGYYFCQAQREDFFQRAKPYKDHPTIIRMQKLAKELGVVIPVSFFEEANNAHYNSIAIIDADGTDLGIYRKSHIPDGPGYEEKFYFNPGDTGFKVFQTKYAKIGVAICWDQWFPEAARAMALQGAEILFYPTAIGSEPHDQSIDSRDHWKRVMQGHAGANLVPLVASNRTGNEIIETEHGKSEIKFYGNSFIAGPTGEIVSIADDKEEAVLIAEFDLDKIKSTRHCWGVFRDRRPDLYKVLLTLDGNNPVR, encoded by the exons ATGGAAGACAAGGGTAGAAAAGTTGTTGTTTCCGCTCTTCAGTTTGCTTGCACCGATCACGTCTCAACCAATGTCGCCACCGCCGAAAGGTTTCTCTTCTTATCTCATTATAGCACCTTTACCCATATACTTCATTATATAAACCACCCATTTTGTTATAGTCTATACTTTAATCAATATGAATACAAAATGTTTTACATGCTTATGGATCTTTGGTGCAGACTTGTTCGAGATGCTCATAAACTGGGTGCAAACATTATTCTCATTCAG GAACTTTTTGAAGGCTATTACTTCTGTCAGGCACAGAGAGAGGATTTCTTTCAAAGAGCTAAGCCCTATAAGGACCATCCTACAATTATAAG GATGCAGAAACTTGCAAAAGAGTTAGGTGTAGTCATACCGGTTAGCTTCTTCGAGGAGGCAAACAATGCACATTATAACTCAATAGCCATTATTGATGCTGATGGTACAGATCTTGGAATTTATAGGAAATCTCATATTCCAGATGGACCAG GTTATGAGGAAAAGTTCTATTTTAATCCGGGTGACACTGGATTTAAG GTTTTCCAGACAAAATATGCAAAAATCGGAGTTG CTATTTGCTGGGATCAGTGGTTTCCAGAGGCAGCCCGAGCAATGGCGCTTCAAGGTGCTGAGATTTTATTTTATCCAACCGCTATTGGATCTGAACCTCACGATCAAAGCATCGATTCTCGTGACCATTGGAAACGAGTAATGCAAGGACATGCTGGGGCCAATCTC GTACCTCTCGTGGCTTCAAACAGGACAGGTAATGAGATAATTGAGACCGAGCATGGAAAAAGTGAGATAAAGTTTTATGGAAACTCCTTCATAGCAG GGCCTACTGGAGAAATTGTTTCAATTGCTGATGATAAAGAGGAGGCGGTTCTTATTGCTGAATTTGATTTGGACAAAATCAAATCCACGAGGCATTGTTGGGGGGTATTCCGTGATCGGCGTCCAGATCTATATAAGGTGCTTTTAACATTAGATGGAAACAATCCTGTTCGTTGA
- the LOC127086634 gene encoding N-carbamoylputrescine amidase isoform X2, with protein MEDKGRKVVVSALQFACTDHVSTNVATAERLVRDAHKLGANIILIQELFEGYYFCQAQREDFFQRAKPYKDHPTIIRMQKLAKELGVVIPVSFFEEANNAHYNSIAIIDADGTDLGIYRKSHIPDGPGYEEKFYFNPGDTGFKVFQTKYAKIGVAICWDQWFPEAARAMALQGAEILFYPTAIGSEPHDQSIDSRDHWKRVMQGHAGANLVPLVASNRTGNEIIETEHGKSEIKFYGNSFIAGPTGEIVSIADDKEEAVLIAEFDLDKIKSTRHCWGVFRDRRPDLYKVLLTLDGNNPVR; from the exons ATGGAAGACAAGGGTAGAAAAGTTGTTGTTTCCGCTCTTCAGTTTGCTTGCACCGATCACGTCTCAACCAATGTCGCCACCGCCGAAAG ACTTGTTCGAGATGCTCATAAACTGGGTGCAAACATTATTCTCATTCAG GAACTTTTTGAAGGCTATTACTTCTGTCAGGCACAGAGAGAGGATTTCTTTCAAAGAGCTAAGCCCTATAAGGACCATCCTACAATTATAAG GATGCAGAAACTTGCAAAAGAGTTAGGTGTAGTCATACCGGTTAGCTTCTTCGAGGAGGCAAACAATGCACATTATAACTCAATAGCCATTATTGATGCTGATGGTACAGATCTTGGAATTTATAGGAAATCTCATATTCCAGATGGACCAG GTTATGAGGAAAAGTTCTATTTTAATCCGGGTGACACTGGATTTAAG GTTTTCCAGACAAAATATGCAAAAATCGGAGTTG CTATTTGCTGGGATCAGTGGTTTCCAGAGGCAGCCCGAGCAATGGCGCTTCAAGGTGCTGAGATTTTATTTTATCCAACCGCTATTGGATCTGAACCTCACGATCAAAGCATCGATTCTCGTGACCATTGGAAACGAGTAATGCAAGGACATGCTGGGGCCAATCTC GTACCTCTCGTGGCTTCAAACAGGACAGGTAATGAGATAATTGAGACCGAGCATGGAAAAAGTGAGATAAAGTTTTATGGAAACTCCTTCATAGCAG GGCCTACTGGAGAAATTGTTTCAATTGCTGATGATAAAGAGGAGGCGGTTCTTATTGCTGAATTTGATTTGGACAAAATCAAATCCACGAGGCATTGTTGGGGGGTATTCCGTGATCGGCGTCCAGATCTATATAAGGTGCTTTTAACATTAGATGGAAACAATCCTGTTCGTTGA
- the LOC127086635 gene encoding 40S ribosomal protein S25-2: MAPKKEKAPPPSSKPAKSGGGKQKKKKWSKGKQKEKVNNMVLFDQGTYDKLLTEAPKYKLITPSVLSDRLRVNGSLARRAIKDLMARGLIRLVSAHASQQIYTRATNT, translated from the exons ATG GCACCGAAGAAGGAGAAGGCACCACCACCGTCGTCAAAGCCGGCGAAATCCGGAGGAGGAAaacagaagaagaagaaatggagCAAGGGTAAGCAAAAGGAAAAGGTCAACAACATGGTCTTGTTTGACCAAGGTACCTACGATAAGCTTCTCACCGAAGCTCCCAAGTACAAACTCATCACTCCGTCGGTTCTTTCCGATCGTCTTAGG GTCAATGGATCTTTGGCACGTCGTGCAATCAAAGACCTAATGGCAAGAGGTTTGATTAGGTTGGTTTCTGCTCATGCTAGCCAACAGATTTACACCAGAGCCACTAATACATAA
- the LOC127083275 gene encoding germin-like protein 9-3, with amino-acid sequence MSSTTSKLLTLIISAFVIMQITSAGDPDILTDFIAPIGTQVDGSFFTFTGFRALLPPNTFPSTFKALKASKAEFPALDGQSVAYAALEFPSGSINPPHTHPRSAELLFLATGSLQVGFVDTTNKLFTQTLQTGDMFVFPKGLVHFQFNSDTQKPALAFSAFGSANAGTVSVPSTLFNTTIDDNVLALAFKTDVATIQTLKKGFTS; translated from the coding sequence ATGTCTTCCACCACTTCAAAACTCCTCACACTGATCATATCTGCATTTGTCATAATGCAAATAACATCAGCCGGTGATCCGGACATCCTCACTGACTTCATAGCCCCAattggaacccaagttgatggTTCCTTCTTCACATTCACCGGTTTTCGCGCCCTTCTTCCACCAAACACATTTCCCTCAACTTTCAAAGCATTGAAAGCAAGCAAAGCTGAATTTCCAGCTCTTGATGGACAAAGTGTGGCGTATGCTGCTCTTGAGTTCCCGTCCGGAAGTATCAATCCGCCACACACACATCCTCGCTCGGCCGAGCTACTTTTCCTCGCGACAGGTTCCCTACAAGTTGGATTCGTGGACACAACGAATAAGCTGTTCACTCAGACGCTACAAACTGGCGATATGTTTGTGTTTCCAAAGGGACTTGTGCATTTTCAGTTCAACTCTGATACTCAAAAACCTGCTTTGGCCTTTTCTGCCTTTGGTAGTGCTAATGCCGGAACTGTTTCAGTTCCAAGCACATTGTTTAACACTACCATTGATGATAATGTCTTGGCTTTGGCTTTCAAGACTGACGTTGCAACTATTCAAACTTTGAAGAAAGGATTTACTTCTTAA
- the LOC127082192 gene encoding B3 domain-containing protein At2g24670-like: MEGRVFASRILEKFDGDDYLMIEKLLALRSESLANQFKSDASAVLHSNNRHYATVSETITTNSQEVDAGTSVKIDADVSETITTNGQEVDAGTSVKIDADVLHSKNRQYVAASETITANNHEIVADTSSRKITIKIKLSDRSLRVVYGNSNETVTEEFNNPDIKNNETATEEFNNPDVKNNETSTEEFENPDVKNNKTTVEELNNPNTKKNNEMVDEESSFAESYKTNIKKIKANKKRSNKPSNKGKKKTNNNGNISPQPEIEEPGLPFEFKEKIEQMGGIEVKFVIQKELTNSDVTQNSGRLSIPKGSVKESFLTPDEESYLDYERNKKEKITGMCVSMLDHNLNLWDEMCLKKWKMETSEVYNITEGWNVLVAENDWKKDEKVLVQLWSFRRNHKLYFALVKL, from the coding sequence ATGGAGGGACGTGTATTTGCTTCTAGAATATTAGAGAAATTTGATGGTGATGACTATTTGATGATTGAAAAGTTATTAGCTTTACGATCTGAGTCTTTGGCGAATCAATTCAAAAGTGACGCTTCTGCTGTTCTTCATTCAAACAATCGACATTATGCTACTGTTTCAGAGACAATAACAACCAATAGTCAAGAGGTTGATGCTGGTACAAGTGTAAAAATTGATGCTGATGTTTCAGAGACAATAACAACCAATGGTCAAGAGGTTGATGCTGGTACAAGTGTAAAAATTGATGCTGATGTTCTTCATTCAAAGAATCGACAATATGTTGCTGCTTCGGAGACAATAACAGCCAATAATCATGAGATTGTGGCTGATACAAGTAGTCGTAAAATAACTATTAAAATAAAACTAAGTGATCGATCTCTAAGAGTTGTTTATGGAAATTCTAACGAGACAGTTACCGAGGAATTCAACAATCCTGATATAAAGAATAACGAGACAGCTACCGAGGAATTCAACAATCCTGATGTAAAGAATAATGAGACAAGTACTGAGGAATTTGAGAATCCTGATGTAAAGAATAACAAGACAACTGTCGAGGAACTCAACAATCCTAATACAAAGAAAAATAATGAGATGGTTGACGAGGAATCTTCGTTTGCCGAGAGTTACAAGACGAATATCAAGAAAATAAAGGCAAATAAGAAAAGATCAAACAAGCCTTCAAATAAAGGAAAGAAGAAAACCAATAACAATGGTAACATTAGTCCCCAGCCGGAAATAGAAGAACCCGGACTTCCTTTCGAATTCAAAGAAAAGATTGAACAAATGGGAGGCATTGAGGTGAAGTTTGTGATCCAGAAGGAACTAACAAATAGTGATGTGACGCAAAACAGTGGTCGTCTCTCCATCCCAAAAGGAAGCGTTAAAGAGAGTTTTTTGACACCAGATGAGGAATCATACTTGGATTATGAGCGTAATAAAAAAGAGAAGATTACTGGTATGTGTGTATCGATGCTGGATCACAATCTTAACCTTTGGGATGAAATGTGCTTGAAGAAGTGGAAAATGGAAACTTCTGAAGTCTACAACATCACAGAAGGATGGAACGTACTTGTAGCAGAAAACGATTGGAAAAAAGACGAGAAGGTGTTGGTGCAACTTTGGTCTTTCAGACGCAACCACAAGCTCTATTTTGCACTCGTCAAGCTTTAG